GCCCTACGGAGCGCAGCGCCGTCTTGAAATTGCCCGCGCGCTGGCCACCGAGCCGCACATGCTGCTGCTGGACGAACCCGCCGCAGGCATGAACCCGCAGGAAACCAACGAACTCAAGGAGCTGGTCTGCTCCATCCGTGACGACCAGCAGCTTTCCATCCTGCTGATTGAACACGATATGGGCATGGTCATGTCCCTCTCGGATCGTATCTACGTTATGGAGTACGGTTCGTGCATCGCCACCGGCAAACCCGAAGAAATACGCGCCAACCCGCGCGTCATCAAGGCATACCTGGGAGAAAGCGATGCTTGAGCTGCGCAATGTTGATACGTTCTACGGCAATATCCAGGCCTTGCGGGATATTTCGCTCAAGGTGGAAGAAGGCGACATCGTAACCCTCATCGGGGCCAACGGCGCGGGAAAATCCACCACCCTCATGACCGTGTGCGGCATCAACCGCCCCCGTCAGGGCGAGATTTTCTGGTATGGCAAACCCATACATACCCTGCCCCCTCACGAAATCGTGGCCCTCGGCATTTCACAGGTTCCCGAAGGCCGCCTGATTTTTCCCGACCTGAGCGTGCGCGAAAACCTGGACCTTGGCGCTTTTCTGCGGCAGGACAAGGAAGCGGTAAAGGATGACCTGGACTACGTGTTCAGCCTTTTTCCCATCCTTGCGGAACGCCGCAAGCAGGCCGGAGGCACCCTCTCCGGCGGCGAACAGCAGATGCTGGCCATCAGCCGCGCCCTCATGGGACGGCCCAAGCTGCTCCTGCTGGACGAACCCTCGTTGGGGCTTGCGCCCATCATCATTCAGCAGATTTTTTCCATCATCCAGAAGGTCAATGCCAATGGCACCACGGTCTTTCTGGTGGAGCAGAACGCCAACCAGGCCCTGCGCATCGCCACGCGCGGCTATGTGATGGAAAACGGC
This DNA window, taken from Desulfovibrio sp. 86, encodes the following:
- a CDS encoding ABC transporter ATP-binding protein translates to MLELRNVDTFYGNIQALRDISLKVEEGDIVTLIGANGAGKSTTLMTVCGINRPRQGEIFWYGKPIHTLPPHEIVALGISQVPEGRLIFPDLSVRENLDLGAFLRQDKEAVKDDLDYVFSLFPILAERRKQAGGTLSGGEQQMLAISRALMGRPKLLLLDEPSLGLAPIIIQQIFSIIQKVNANGTTVFLVEQNANQALRIATRGYVMENGRIVMSDSAANLLKSEEVRTAYLGM